In Rhodospirillales bacterium, one genomic interval encodes:
- a CDS encoding molybdopterin-binding/glycosyltransferase family 2 protein: protein MDFGLQPASNCEGAILAHSLRVAGTRFRKGRVLSAADIDALCQAGIDRVTVARLGPDDMEEDTAATALAKAAASAGTQIRKPFGGRVNVMATADGLVQVDAGAMRRCNLVSEAITIATLADGARVRTGDLIATIKIIPFAVPRGDVETACMSAEGLLSVAPFRPLSVGHVLTTLSDTTPKLLKLSRTGVGNRIVELGGTVAEERTVPHETAQLADALTEALLGKPDLVLVSGASAIVDRRDVIPAAIERAGGRIDHFGMPVDPGNLLLLGTLQSTPVIGLPGCARAPARNGLDMVLERFAADLDVDSAAVIAMGAGGLLKKTAARRRQSRAPRIAAVIMAAGRSQRMRGGNKLLESVDGQPLVARAASAAIASEAAPIIVVTGHQPDKVAAVLDGLDVTLVHNSDFREGLSSSVHAGLAAVPAGHDGAVLMLADMPDVDAGLVDQLMAAFDPIEGRGIVVATHNGTRGNPVLFARQYFAEILRVTGDTGARHVVDSNDEAVCEVECGTSAPLVDLDTPEALAKRRSC, encoded by the coding sequence GTGGATTTCGGCCTGCAGCCGGCCTCGAACTGCGAAGGAGCCATCCTGGCCCATTCGCTTCGGGTGGCCGGCACCAGGTTCCGCAAAGGTCGCGTACTGAGCGCTGCCGACATCGACGCCTTGTGCCAGGCTGGCATCGATCGAGTGACGGTGGCCCGGCTCGGCCCCGACGACATGGAAGAAGACACGGCAGCCACCGCGCTCGCAAAGGCGGCCGCCAGCGCAGGCACTCAAATTCGCAAGCCGTTCGGTGGGCGTGTCAACGTCATGGCAACGGCCGACGGCCTCGTCCAGGTCGATGCCGGCGCCATGCGACGCTGCAATCTGGTTTCGGAAGCCATCACGATCGCAACGCTGGCCGATGGGGCGCGAGTCCGAACCGGTGACCTCATCGCGACGATCAAGATCATTCCCTTTGCCGTGCCCAGGGGCGACGTCGAAACCGCCTGCATGTCTGCCGAGGGCCTGCTTTCCGTAGCGCCGTTCCGGCCCCTCTCGGTCGGGCATGTGCTGACGACCCTTTCCGACACAACGCCCAAACTTCTGAAGCTGTCCCGGACCGGTGTCGGCAACCGGATCGTGGAACTCGGTGGCACGGTGGCCGAAGAACGCACGGTCCCACACGAAACGGCACAGCTGGCCGACGCCCTGACTGAAGCACTCCTTGGCAAGCCGGATTTGGTACTCGTGAGTGGCGCCTCGGCGATCGTCGACCGGCGAGACGTGATCCCGGCGGCCATTGAACGGGCTGGCGGACGGATCGATCACTTTGGCATGCCGGTGGACCCGGGCAACCTGCTCCTGTTGGGCACCCTGCAGTCCACGCCCGTCATCGGTCTGCCCGGCTGCGCGAGAGCTCCCGCCCGCAACGGGCTGGACATGGTTCTCGAACGATTTGCTGCTGATCTCGATGTGGACTCGGCCGCTGTCATTGCCATGGGAGCCGGCGGCCTGCTGAAGAAAACGGCCGCGCGCCGGCGTCAGAGCCGGGCCCCGCGAATTGCAGCCGTGATCATGGCCGCAGGCCGGTCGCAGCGAATGCGAGGCGGCAACAAGCTTCTGGAGTCAGTCGACGGCCAACCTCTGGTTGCCAGGGCTGCCAGCGCCGCCATCGCCTCTGAAGCCGCTCCGATCATCGTTGTAACGGGCCATCAACCGGACAAAGTCGCGGCGGTCCTGGACGGGCTGGACGTCACACTCGTCCACAACAGCGATTTCCGGGAAGGGCTCTCGTCGAGCGTGCATGCGGGCCTTGCGGCAGTTCCCGCAGGCCACGATGGGGCCGTCCTGATGCTGGCCGACATGCCGGACGTGGACGCCGGATTGGTCGACCAGCTGATGGCCGCGTTCGATCCGATTGAGGGGCGGGGTATCGTGGTCGCCACGCACAACGGGACCCGCGGCAATCCGGTGCTGTTCGCGCGCCAGTACTTCGCGGAGATCCTGCGGGTGACCGGCGACACGGGCGCCCGTCACGTCGTGGACTCCAACGACGAGGCAGTGTGTGAGGTCGAGTGCGGCACGAGCGCCCCGCTGGTCGACCTCGACACCCCCGAGGCCCTGGCAAAGCGGCGCAGTTGTTGA
- a CDS encoding XdhC family protein has translation MKDATLARILEARAARQPLAVVTRVSDGAQGVVSHDGADPSLPEEAVADASRRLADDESGTVVADGETWFVHVHTPPHRMVVVGAVHIAQPLVRMAVLAGFDTIVIDPRSAFATAARFPGVEVVDLWPDEAMASLRPDSRTAVITLTHDPKLDDAALGVALRSPAFFVGSLGSTRTHAARCKRLRREGFSDSEIARIHGPVGLAIGARAPAEIAAAILAQVVSVRRGGAAAS, from the coding sequence GTGAAGGACGCCACGCTAGCACGGATTCTCGAGGCACGTGCCGCCCGCCAACCGCTCGCCGTTGTCACCAGAGTAAGTGATGGCGCGCAGGGGGTCGTGTCGCACGACGGCGCGGACCCCTCCCTACCCGAGGAGGCTGTGGCGGACGCCTCGCGGCGGCTCGCGGACGACGAGAGCGGGACCGTCGTGGCCGACGGTGAGACGTGGTTCGTCCATGTCCACACCCCGCCGCACCGGATGGTCGTCGTCGGGGCCGTCCACATTGCCCAGCCGCTGGTGAGGATGGCGGTTCTGGCTGGATTTGACACCATCGTGATCGATCCGCGGAGTGCGTTCGCCACTGCCGCGCGGTTCCCGGGCGTCGAGGTTGTCGACCTCTGGCCCGACGAGGCGATGGCATCGCTCCGGCCGGACTCCCGCACAGCCGTGATCACGCTCACCCACGACCCAAAGCTGGACGACGCGGCCCTCGGCGTTGCGCTTCGAAGTCCTGCCTTTTTCGTGGGTTCGCTCGGCAGCACGCGCACGCATGCGGCCCGCTGCAAGCGCCTCCGCCGGGAAGGCTTCTCGGATTCCGAGATCGCCCGTATCCATGGACCGGTTGGACTGGCGATCGGCGCGCGGGCTCCAGCCGAGATCGCCGCTGCCATTCTCGCCCAAGTCGTAAGCGTGCGGCGCGGCGGTGCGGCGGCGAGTTGA
- a CDS encoding XdhC family protein: MTDSAPPPREDAATQAAPTDEVLAQARRWRQAGHPVALATVVATWGSSPRQPGSQLAVNADLEIVGSVSGGCIEGAVIGEAQAAMADGKARLLEFGVTNERAWEVGLACGGRIKVLVERVGDSP, encoded by the coding sequence ATGACGGATTCCGCTCCGCCGCCGCGGGAAGATGCCGCCACCCAGGCAGCCCCGACGGACGAAGTACTCGCCCAAGCGCGGCGTTGGCGGCAGGCGGGCCACCCTGTCGCGCTGGCCACCGTCGTCGCCACGTGGGGATCCAGTCCCCGTCAGCCGGGAAGTCAGCTCGCCGTCAATGCCGATCTCGAAATCGTCGGCTCGGTGTCGGGCGGATGCATCGAAGGAGCCGTGATTGGTGAAGCTCAGGCGGCCATGGCCGACGGCAAGGCCCGCCTCCTCGAGTTCGGCGTGACGAACGAACGCGCCTGGGAAGTCGGACTCGCGTGCGGCGGCCGGATCAAGGTACTTGTCGAACGGGTTGGCGACTCCCCGTGA
- a CDS encoding VWA domain-containing protein produces MVTPDPASGRRGGHIAANLLTFIRLLRRAGMTLGPADGIAAATALRTVGLRRRDDVYWGLRATLVRRAADVDVFDDAFRALWQGIALEPVGQSNVFGKRRRPAPAQRRVAEALGALPPSSDGRESPPTTAALSASRLERLGSIDVADMSVEEMQAAQDAVQRLVRPLGDLPTRRFRTTRAGRDGIDFRGTLRLASRTGGIPLRLQLRQRRTRPVTVIVLCDISGSMSAYTRMLLHFMHALGQTRRRVFSFVFGTRLTDVTRALRQGDPDRAVQRAVSQVHDWSGGTRIGAALRSFNRHWSRRVLTDGGVVLLVTDGLERDPGVDVGAEAALLRRSCRRLVWLNPLMRYAAFEPRAGGMAAIAAHVDESRTVHTLDSLRALADSLATTPVRHA; encoded by the coding sequence ATGGTAACCCCCGACCCCGCAAGCGGGCGTCGAGGCGGACACATTGCGGCCAATCTGCTCACGTTCATTCGACTGCTCCGTCGTGCCGGCATGACACTCGGGCCCGCCGACGGCATCGCGGCGGCGACCGCGCTCCGAACGGTTGGCCTCCGCCGGCGTGACGACGTCTACTGGGGCCTTCGTGCCACCCTGGTGCGCCGCGCCGCCGACGTCGATGTGTTTGATGACGCATTTCGTGCGCTGTGGCAGGGGATCGCCCTCGAACCGGTCGGCCAGTCGAACGTCTTCGGGAAGCGTCGTCGCCCTGCTCCGGCCCAACGGCGGGTCGCCGAGGCTCTCGGCGCGCTGCCCCCGTCAAGCGATGGTCGAGAATCCCCTCCGACCACGGCTGCCCTCAGTGCATCCCGACTGGAACGGCTGGGTTCCATCGACGTTGCAGACATGAGCGTGGAAGAGATGCAGGCGGCTCAGGACGCGGTCCAGAGGCTGGTCCGGCCGCTGGGCGACCTACCGACGCGACGCTTCCGGACCACGCGGGCAGGACGGGACGGCATCGACTTTCGCGGTACCCTTCGACTAGCGTCGCGAACCGGCGGCATTCCGCTGCGCCTGCAGCTTCGCCAGCGTCGCACCCGCCCGGTCACCGTGATCGTGCTGTGCGACATCTCCGGCTCCATGTCCGCCTATACCCGCATGCTCCTGCACTTCATGCACGCGTTGGGCCAGACCCGGCGTCGAGTGTTCAGTTTCGTCTTCGGTACACGCCTGACCGACGTCACCCGGGCTCTCCGCCAGGGTGATCCTGACCGCGCAGTGCAGCGCGCCGTGAGTCAGGTGCATGACTGGTCCGGCGGTACCCGTATCGGAGCGGCGTTGCGGTCATTCAATCGGCATTGGTCCCGCCGGGTTCTCACCGACGGCGGGGTGGTCTTGCTGGTGACCGACGGCCTCGAGCGCGATCCGGGCGTGGATGTCGGAGCCGAAGCCGCGCTTCTGCGGCGCTCGTGCCGTCGCCTCGTATGGCTCAATCCGCTCATGCGCTACGCTGCCTTCGAGCCACGCGCCGGAGGAATGGCCGCGATCGCAGCTCACGTTGACGAGTCCCGGACAGTCCATACTCTCGACAGCCTGCGTGCCCTGGCAGATTCTCTGGCCACCACGCCTGTCCGCCACGCCTGA
- a CDS encoding MoxR family ATPase has translation MPHAVPASVDATLELLQAGHYVADRALATVVYLALRMERPLLLEGETGVGKTEIANVLATGLGRKLVRLSCHDGLDLASAVYEWNYPAQMLALQSVKNDDDPPDLYTDQFLVRRPLLEAMEAHEDGPPVLLIDEVDRADAPFEALLLELLSDFRVTIPEFGTVVAASPPPVVLTSNRTREVHDALKRRCLYHWVGYPDAAREFEILRVRQPEAPPTLAREVVAFVRELRSTDLFKPPGTAETLDWAHALIALDCTRLEDDSVDQTLGVLLKYQDDIDQVRGPEAARLLAEAHRKAA, from the coding sequence ATGCCACACGCCGTGCCGGCTTCGGTCGACGCCACGTTGGAACTGCTGCAGGCGGGCCACTACGTCGCCGACCGGGCTTTGGCCACGGTCGTCTATTTGGCCTTGCGCATGGAACGTCCCCTGCTTCTCGAGGGTGAAACCGGCGTGGGCAAGACGGAAATCGCCAACGTGCTGGCGACCGGACTCGGGCGCAAGCTGGTGCGGCTCTCCTGCCACGACGGTCTCGATCTCGCGAGCGCCGTCTACGAGTGGAACTACCCGGCGCAGATGCTGGCCCTCCAGTCGGTGAAGAACGACGACGATCCGCCCGACTTGTACACCGACCAATTCCTGGTGCGCCGCCCCCTGCTGGAGGCCATGGAAGCCCACGAGGACGGCCCGCCGGTACTCCTGATCGATGAAGTCGATCGCGCCGACGCCCCCTTCGAAGCACTCTTGCTTGAATTGCTCTCCGATTTTCGAGTCACCATTCCTGAGTTCGGCACCGTCGTTGCGGCCAGTCCGCCGCCGGTCGTTCTCACGTCCAATCGGACTCGCGAGGTCCACGATGCCCTCAAACGGCGCTGCCTCTACCACTGGGTGGGATACCCGGATGCCGCCCGCGAGTTCGAAATTCTCCGAGTTCGTCAGCCGGAGGCACCGCCCACGCTGGCACGGGAAGTGGTCGCCTTCGTCCGAGAGTTGCGCTCGACCGATCTGTTCAAACCTCCGGGTACCGCCGAAACGCTGGACTGGGCGCATGCATTGATCGCGCTGGACTGCACGCGACTCGAGGACGACTCCGTCGATCAGACTCTCGGCGTGCTATTGAAGTACCAGGACGACATCGACCAGGTCCGGGGGCCGGAGGCCGCGCGCCTCCTGGCCGAGGCACACCGGAAAGCAGCCTGA
- a CDS encoding xanthine dehydrogenase family protein subunit M — protein MYRFTYHQPATLDAAVQLAASTEDGSYLAGGMTLLPTMKFRLANPSDLIDLGGVEELRGISEEDGRLRIGASSTHAEVAASALVADRMPALAELASRIGDPAVRNRGTIGGSIANADPAADYPAALLALDAEVITNRRTIAAADFFTGFFSTALAPGELVTAVRFATPAQAGYQKAPNPASRFALVGVFVARHADGVRVAVTGAGPYAARYPAFEAALDASFTPEAAAGVPVDEAGLTSDLHASAAYRAHLIGIMAKRAVAAC, from the coding sequence GTGTATCGCTTCACCTACCATCAGCCGGCCACCCTGGACGCTGCGGTCCAGCTCGCCGCATCCACGGAAGACGGCAGCTATCTCGCTGGCGGCATGACACTGCTTCCTACGATGAAATTTCGCCTCGCCAATCCCAGCGACCTGATCGACCTCGGAGGCGTCGAGGAATTGCGCGGCATCTCCGAAGAGGATGGCCGACTCCGGATCGGAGCCTCCTCTACCCACGCCGAAGTTGCCGCCTCCGCGTTGGTTGCAGACCGCATGCCGGCGCTGGCGGAGCTTGCCAGCCGCATCGGCGACCCGGCCGTTCGGAACCGGGGAACCATTGGCGGATCCATCGCGAATGCAGACCCTGCGGCCGACTATCCGGCGGCCTTGTTGGCGCTTGACGCAGAAGTGATCACCAACCGGCGCACGATCGCCGCGGCGGATTTCTTCACGGGCTTTTTCTCGACCGCGCTGGCACCCGGCGAGCTCGTCACTGCCGTCCGCTTCGCCACACCAGCCCAGGCGGGCTACCAAAAGGCTCCCAATCCAGCTTCACGATTTGCGCTGGTCGGCGTGTTCGTCGCCCGACACGCTGACGGGGTACGCGTGGCAGTGACCGGCGCCGGGCCATATGCCGCCCGCTATCCAGCGTTCGAGGCTGCCCTCGACGCATCATTCACCCCCGAAGCGGCGGCCGGCGTACCGGTGGACGAAGCAGGCCTCACCAGCGACCTGCACGCGAGCGCCGCTTACCGCGCACACCTAATCGGCATCATGGCGAAGCGGGCCGTCGCAGCCTGCTAG
- a CDS encoding (2Fe-2S)-binding protein, translating to MTFRVNGKDVEGPAEPRTLLVDFLRDTLRLTGTHIGCDTSQCGACVVHLDGIAVKSCSVLAVQAAGREVRTIEGLADADGSLHPMQEAFRQHHGLQCGFCTPGMVMTAIELAQSAEPLTPERVREGLEGNICRCTGYHNIVQAVLAGAAAMRQ from the coding sequence ATTACCTTCCGTGTGAACGGCAAGGACGTTGAAGGTCCTGCGGAACCGCGCACGCTGCTCGTGGACTTTCTGCGTGACACTCTCCGGCTCACCGGCACGCATATCGGCTGCGACACCAGCCAGTGCGGGGCATGCGTGGTGCACCTCGACGGCATCGCCGTCAAGTCGTGCAGCGTGCTGGCGGTGCAGGCGGCCGGCCGAGAGGTTCGCACCATTGAGGGGCTGGCCGACGCCGACGGGTCGCTCCACCCCATGCAGGAGGCGTTCCGCCAACATCATGGCCTGCAGTGCGGCTTCTGTACTCCGGGCATGGTGATGACGGCCATCGAACTCGCGCAGTCGGCGGAACCGTTGACTCCGGAGCGGGTACGCGAGGGCCTTGAAGGCAACATTTGCCGGTGTACCGGCTACCACAACATCGTGCAGGCGGTGCTGGCCGGTGCCGCCGCCATGCGTCAGTAG
- a CDS encoding pyridoxal-dependent decarboxylase, with the protein MDSDTFRAHAHAFVDWMADYLAGIEQRPVRAQVRPGDVLRLLPAEPPAKGEPMEAIFADFERDILPGVTHWQHPRFFAYFPANASPPSVLAEMLTAVLGVNCMAWETSPAGTELETRVLEWLRQMLDLPESFEGVIQDSASSATLVALLAACERATDGAAAARGLAGHRAHTVYASAETHSSIDKGLMIAGLGRENLRKIPTDSSFALRPEALANMIRQDREAGLIPACVVATLGTTAVGGIDPLAAIAAITRREGLYLHVDAAWAGSALVCEEFRQLLAGIDDVDSFVFNPHKWLLTNFDCSVQFFRNMGEVERALTVSPAYLRTAAGDQIIDYRNRSVPLGRRFRALKLWFVIRHYGIAGLQAHVRRHIELARELETRIRHAPGFTLAAPRSLSLVTFRYCPEGLEDEAAVDRVNRDLLVRVNEGGLAYLSPCEARGRVALRLAIGAPATESRHVAEAWDHIAHLASLCVPPASGGGAGTP; encoded by the coding sequence GTGGATTCGGACACCTTCCGCGCTCATGCGCACGCATTTGTCGATTGGATGGCGGATTATCTGGCTGGTATCGAGCAGCGACCGGTTCGTGCGCAAGTTCGGCCAGGTGACGTCCTGCGCTTGCTGCCTGCGGAGCCTCCGGCGAAGGGCGAACCCATGGAGGCGATTTTTGCCGACTTCGAAAGGGACATTCTCCCGGGCGTGACCCACTGGCAGCATCCTCGGTTCTTCGCCTATTTCCCGGCGAATGCCAGCCCGCCGTCCGTGTTGGCGGAAATGCTGACCGCGGTTCTTGGAGTCAACTGCATGGCGTGGGAGACGTCGCCCGCGGGGACGGAACTCGAAACGCGGGTACTCGAATGGCTCCGACAGATGCTGGACCTGCCGGAAAGCTTCGAAGGCGTGATTCAGGACTCCGCTTCAAGCGCCACGCTGGTGGCTCTTCTTGCCGCCTGCGAGCGGGCCACAGACGGCGCGGCCGCGGCTCGCGGTCTTGCGGGGCATCGCGCCCATACCGTCTACGCCTCCGCCGAGACGCACTCCTCCATCGACAAGGGGTTGATGATCGCGGGGCTGGGCCGGGAAAATTTGCGGAAGATCCCGACGGATTCGTCGTTCGCGCTGCGACCCGAGGCGCTCGCCAACATGATCCGTCAGGACCGGGAAGCCGGACTGATCCCTGCGTGCGTGGTGGCCACCCTCGGTACGACGGCCGTCGGCGGAATCGATCCGCTCGCCGCCATTGCTGCGATCACGCGTCGGGAAGGCCTGTATCTCCATGTGGATGCCGCATGGGCTGGAAGCGCCCTTGTTTGCGAGGAGTTCCGGCAACTGCTCGCCGGGATCGACGACGTCGACAGCTTCGTGTTCAATCCGCACAAATGGCTGCTCACCAACTTCGACTGTTCTGTCCAGTTTTTCCGTAACATGGGAGAAGTCGAACGAGCTCTCACGGTATCGCCGGCGTACCTCCGGACCGCGGCCGGCGACCAGATCATCGACTATCGCAACCGGAGCGTTCCGTTGGGCAGGCGGTTCCGGGCGCTGAAGCTCTGGTTCGTGATCCGGCACTACGGCATCGCGGGGCTGCAGGCGCATGTGCGTCGCCACATCGAACTGGCCCGGGAGCTCGAGACGCGGATTCGACACGCGCCTGGTTTCACCCTGGCCGCGCCGCGGTCCCTGTCCCTCGTCACATTCCGATATTGCCCGGAGGGCCTGGAAGACGAAGCGGCAGTGGACCGGGTCAATCGGGACCTGCTGGTTCGGGTGAACGAAGGCGGACTGGCGTACCTCAGTCCGTGCGAGGCCCGCGGCCGGGTCGCCTTGCGGCTCGCAATTGGGGCACCGGCAACGGAATCCCGACACGTCGCCGAGGCCTGGGATCACATCGCGCATCTGGCTAGCCTTTGCGTCCCGCCAGCGTCGGGGGGCGGTGCCGGCACACCTTGA
- a CDS encoding polyamine ABC transporter substrate-binding protein, producing the protein MTLLTVSAAATDTAVVKVYNWSDYIDPDIVSGFEAETGIRVIYDVFDSNYTLETELLVGNSGYDVVVPSGSFLARQRLAGVFQALDERQLPNLRHMSPQFMTQIRRWDPGNRHGVPYLWGTTGLGYNARQIAERDAAAPTNSWQMLFDPVVVSRFADCGVYVLDEPDEVIPAVLSFIGENPDSQDPDVIARVEPVLMAIRPYIRGFHNSEQIQALANGDICLTMGWSGDMLQARARSLEAGNDAEIRYVIPEEGALMWIDMMAIPADSPNPEHAHRFINYVMRPDVIAEISNHVFYANANAAACPHLDAELITEPGVHPSDEVRASLYVASPYPPEVQEFVSRLWTRVRGAR; encoded by the coding sequence GTGACGCTGCTCACGGTCTCGGCCGCGGCCACCGACACCGCCGTTGTCAAGGTGTACAACTGGTCCGACTACATCGATCCGGACATCGTTTCGGGCTTCGAAGCCGAAACCGGCATCCGGGTGATCTACGACGTTTTCGATTCCAACTACACCCTCGAAACAGAGTTGCTCGTGGGGAATAGCGGATATGACGTCGTCGTGCCCAGCGGCAGTTTCCTCGCCCGGCAGCGTCTGGCCGGCGTGTTTCAGGCGCTGGATGAGCGTCAGCTGCCGAATCTCCGGCACATGAGCCCCCAATTCATGACGCAGATCCGTCGGTGGGATCCCGGCAATCGCCACGGGGTACCCTACCTGTGGGGCACGACCGGGCTCGGCTACAACGCCCGACAGATCGCCGAGCGCGATGCCGCTGCTCCCACCAACTCATGGCAGATGCTGTTCGATCCGGTAGTCGTCTCCAGGTTCGCCGACTGCGGGGTGTATGTCCTGGATGAGCCGGACGAAGTCATTCCAGCCGTTCTCAGCTTTATCGGCGAGAACCCGGACAGCCAGGATCCCGACGTGATCGCAAGGGTGGAACCCGTCCTGATGGCCATCCGGCCATATATCCGCGGCTTTCACAACTCCGAGCAAATCCAAGCGCTGGCGAACGGCGACATCTGCCTGACCATGGGGTGGTCGGGCGACATGCTGCAGGCGCGCGCGCGCAGCCTGGAAGCCGGCAACGACGCCGAGATCCGCTACGTGATCCCGGAAGAAGGGGCCCTCATGTGGATCGACATGATGGCGATCCCGGCAGACTCCCCCAATCCGGAACACGCGCACCGTTTCATCAACTACGTCATGCGGCCGGATGTGATCGCCGAGATCTCCAATCATGTGTTCTACGCCAACGCCAACGCCGCGGCATGTCCGCACCTCGACGCCGAGCTGATCACGGAGCCGGGTGTTCATCCGTCCGACGAGGTACGGGCAAGCCTCTACGTCGCAAGCCCGTACCCACCGGAGGTGCAGGAGTTCGTCAGCCGTTTGTGGACTCGTGTCCGCGGGGCCCGGTGA
- a CDS encoding LptF/LptG family permease, whose product MYRLSLYIARQLAAPYAFVLLALISLIIVIPSLRLIDVVLSKGLSPEAFVGLLIAYAPRDLAFALPFLVFLATASAYGRLSLDSELVALQATGRSNLQLMTPALVFGLLAGIAALVLETWLAPAGYQRYRDQIQEIRSSYANLLPQEATFVSPVQGLTVFVRERDPDGTLRGLLIHDGRDPGRSVSIVAREGRSQFSGGLPRFVVYEGSRHEMGPIRDQIHTLSFDRYVFEVAAGDRPAGKRRTRSVAERSLWELLDAPPDTATSVRRQFEAEAQRRLQAPLFLLLMALAGVTPFLLKHRMREHPLRPLLSASVAAVTLEVLFIAAPWAYASFPVLIPISYGALITAIALTLAWAHVHDIRRRSLRISRSAA is encoded by the coding sequence ATGTACAGGTTGTCCCTCTACATCGCCCGCCAGCTTGCCGCTCCCTACGCGTTCGTCCTGCTCGCGTTGATCAGCCTGATCATCGTGATTCCTTCTCTGCGCCTGATCGACGTCGTGCTGTCGAAAGGCCTCTCGCCGGAGGCCTTTGTTGGCTTGCTTATCGCCTACGCCCCGCGGGATCTGGCATTCGCACTGCCGTTCCTGGTCTTTCTCGCGACGGCGAGCGCATACGGACGGCTCAGCTTGGACTCGGAACTCGTGGCGCTTCAGGCGACCGGCCGGAGCAACCTCCAGCTCATGACGCCGGCGCTCGTCTTCGGCCTGCTCGCGGGGATCGCGGCACTGGTCCTGGAAACCTGGCTGGCGCCCGCGGGATACCAGCGCTATCGCGACCAAATCCAGGAAATCCGCAGCAGTTACGCCAATCTGCTGCCGCAGGAGGCGACGTTCGTGTCGCCAGTCCAGGGGCTCACCGTGTTCGTGCGCGAACGCGATCCCGATGGGACGCTCAGAGGCCTTCTGATCCACGACGGCCGCGACCCCGGCCGCTCGGTCTCGATCGTGGCGCGGGAAGGACGGAGTCAGTTCAGCGGCGGGTTGCCGCGGTTCGTGGTGTACGAGGGCAGCCGGCACGAAATGGGACCGATTCGCGATCAGATCCATACGCTGAGCTTTGACCGGTACGTTTTTGAGGTGGCCGCAGGGGACCGTCCAGCCGGTAAGCGGCGAACGCGCTCGGTTGCGGAACGTTCGCTGTGGGAGCTTCTCGATGCGCCCCCGGACACCGCGACGTCCGTCCGACGGCAGTTCGAGGCCGAGGCGCAACGCCGGTTGCAGGCGCCGCTGTTTCTCCTGTTGATGGCGCTCGCGGGCGTGACACCGTTTCTTCTTAAGCACCGGATGCGGGAACACCCCCTGCGCCCGCTGCTGTCGGCGAGCGTAGCGGCCGTGACACTGGAGGTCCTCTTTATTGCCGCACCCTGGGCATACGCTTCGTTTCCAGTCCTCATCCCGATTTCCTACGGTGCGCTGATCACGGCGATCGCACTGACCCTTGCCTGGGCGCACGTGCACGACATTCGCCGTCGCTCGCTGCGGATCTCCAGGAGCGCCGCATGA
- a CDS encoding LptF/LptG family permease, producing MTTSIRIWAYLARRHVAGIAIGFAVISALVLAGNFVEFWRRAVARDIGDLGLVGGMALLHFPFLIEHFLPAIVLIGAMLSYRHLGRHGELVAVRATGISWMHLVMPGIAIAAVIGAGWLFVGNPVSAATQTRLDSLEASHFGRDTGRLTLLGSGFWIRETGPAGETIVHARTIDLATMRLADVVVFRFGQGDHLDEWINADSALLDGRGNWQLRDGVIVDREREVERVTTYSIASTLDRHAINEGFTPAGMIPLWKLPQYVATLEQFGFSARVHAMQFHTLLSLPATLISMMLLGAAFMVPSLGRSAPWLRYSGTLLGGVLFYAVRDFCRSYGETTDVPVALAAWLPALLPAVFGVAAILHHEDG from the coding sequence ATGACGACATCGATCCGGATCTGGGCCTATCTGGCCCGGCGCCATGTCGCAGGCATCGCAATCGGTTTCGCGGTGATTTCCGCACTAGTTCTGGCCGGAAACTTCGTTGAGTTCTGGCGCCGGGCCGTTGCACGCGACATTGGTGACCTCGGCCTGGTGGGCGGGATGGCGCTGCTGCACTTTCCCTTCCTGATCGAGCACTTCCTGCCTGCGATCGTGTTGATCGGCGCGATGCTGTCCTACCGCCACCTGGGTCGTCATGGCGAGTTGGTGGCGGTGCGCGCCACGGGAATTTCGTGGATGCATCTCGTCATGCCAGGCATCGCGATTGCCGCCGTTATCGGCGCTGGCTGGCTATTCGTGGGAAATCCCGTCAGCGCGGCCACGCAAACGCGCCTGGACAGCTTGGAGGCCAGCCACTTCGGTCGCGATACGGGCCGGCTGACGTTGCTGGGTTCCGGTTTTTGGATCCGTGAGACCGGTCCCGCGGGGGAGACGATCGTCCACGCGCGGACGATCGATCTGGCCACCATGCGGCTGGCCGACGTCGTGGTCTTTCGATTCGGGCAGGGCGATCACCTGGACGAATGGATCAACGCCGACTCGGCGCTGCTGGACGGCCGGGGAAACTGGCAACTGCGGGACGGCGTGATCGTCGACCGGGAACGCGAAGTCGAGCGCGTAACCACTTATTCGATTGCCAGCACGCTCGATCGCCACGCGATCAACGAGGGCTTCACGCCGGCGGGAATGATCCCGTTGTGGAAACTGCCGCAATATGTCGCAACGCTGGAACAGTTCGGTTTTTCGGCCCGCGTGCACGCGATGCAGTTCCATACGCTGCTGTCCCTGCCGGCCACGCTCATCAGCATGATGCTGCTGGGAGCTGCGTTCATGGTTCCGAGCCTGGGCCGTTCGGCTCCGTGGCTCCGGTATTCGGGCACACTGCTCGGCGGCGTGTTGTTCTACGCAGTACGCGATTTCTGCCGCAGCTATGGGGAAACCACGGATGTTCCGGTAGCGCTCGCCGCTTGGCTGCCGGCGCTGCTGCCGGCGGTTTTCGGTGTGGCGGCCATCCTGCACCACGAGGATGGATGA